A part of Candidatus Electrothrix aestuarii genomic DNA contains:
- a CDS encoding lipocalin family protein: MTKPHFLSSKIFLVATLLSLNGCLGMPQSVTPINDFELNKYLGTWYEIARLDHSFERGLVQVSAEYALLDDGGVKVTNRGFSEAENTWKEAVGKAFFVEEPNTGYLKVSFFGPFYGSYVIFELDKENYQYAFISGPDTSYLWLLARTPTVDQKLLDRFMNQAKERGFPTEQLIIVPQKKEEVSPVEAAER, translated from the coding sequence ATGACCAAGCCGCATTTTCTTTCCTCAAAAATATTCCTTGTTGCAACCTTATTGAGCCTCAATGGTTGCCTTGGAATGCCTCAATCTGTTACCCCGATTAACGACTTTGAACTGAACAAGTATCTTGGCACATGGTACGAGATAGCTCGCCTAGATCATTCTTTTGAACGAGGACTGGTCCAGGTTAGCGCAGAGTATGCATTGCTAGACGATGGGGGCGTCAAGGTAACCAACCGAGGGTTTTCAGAAGCAGAAAATACGTGGAAAGAGGCTGTGGGTAAGGCGTTCTTTGTGGAGGAACCAAATACAGGCTACCTGAAAGTATCCTTCTTTGGCCCCTTTTATGGCTCGTATGTGATATTTGAGCTAGATAAAGAAAACTATCAATACGCCTTTATCTCTGGACCAGATACTTCCTATCTCTGGCTACTCGCTCGTACCCCAACTGTGGATCAGAAGCTCTTGGACCGCTTTATGAACCAAGCTAAGGAACGTGGCTTTCCTACGGAGCAACTTATTATTGTCCCCCAGAAAAAAGAAGAGGTTTCCCCTGTTGAAGCAGCAGAGAGATAG
- the uvrC gene encoding excinuclease ABC subunit UvrC, whose product MLILFYEELTAHFMQGHQEKNMQDSSAPSYSPLSDEYLKTVSHSPGVYQMLGKREVLYVGKARDLRKRLSQYAHYSGPIHSKTAVMLSHVQRVETILTTTEKEALILEASLIKKHLPRYNVILRDDKNYPLIKVTIKDDWPRLHVTRRRLRDGNRYFGPYTSSTALRASLHLLFSMFPLRRCRTISKRERPCLNYQMKRCLAPCCGLVSQEEYGAMVDEVILILEGKSKKVIDRLEKKMRVAAAQLAFEEAALYRDQIQGLGKTLERQTVFAEHQLDQDVFGIARHNASVGIALLFVRAGMVSGAQTFFINDPLGEDDHILRETIFQYYSEQRQPPRELLLPLSPEDEDLVLEQLRDLRQGVVDLRVPQRGKRMQLMQMAAENAHQIFAEQSKKEKSWETLARSLEKFLKLRQHPDTIECLDISNLAGKQPVGSLVCFRRGEKEASRFRHYRIRLKDEPDDYAMMNEVLERRMETGLEKDNLPDLLLLDGGKGQLNIAVNVLARFDLLNRVDLVSIAKEKQEEGEKLFRPGRKDPILLPAHSPALLYLMRIRDESHRFGITFHRKLRNKATLHSRLDTLEGIGEKRKTLLLKKLGSYKRIMEATVDELSAVPGIGRKTAESVYRQLHEGGGRK is encoded by the coding sequence ATGCTTATCCTCTTTTACGAAGAGCTTACTGCTCATTTTATGCAAGGACATCAGGAAAAAAACATGCAGGATTCTTCAGCCCCATCTTATTCTCCTCTATCAGACGAATATCTGAAAACAGTCAGCCATAGCCCTGGCGTGTATCAAATGCTGGGGAAAAGGGAGGTGTTGTATGTGGGCAAGGCCCGGGACCTGCGCAAGAGACTCTCCCAATATGCCCATTATTCCGGGCCAATCCATTCCAAGACCGCTGTGATGCTCTCCCATGTACAGCGTGTGGAGACTATTCTTACTACCACGGAGAAAGAGGCTTTGATCCTGGAGGCCTCGTTGATCAAAAAACACCTACCTCGCTATAATGTCATCCTCCGGGATGATAAGAACTATCCCCTGATCAAGGTGACTATCAAAGATGACTGGCCACGCCTGCATGTGACCCGGCGGCGGCTTCGGGATGGCAATCGCTATTTTGGTCCCTATACCTCAAGTACGGCTCTGCGAGCCTCGCTGCATCTTCTTTTTTCCATGTTTCCCCTGCGGCGTTGCCGGACTATAAGCAAGCGGGAGCGCCCCTGCCTCAATTATCAGATGAAACGCTGTCTGGCACCCTGCTGTGGTCTGGTGAGTCAGGAGGAATATGGGGCGATGGTGGATGAGGTCATCCTGATCCTGGAGGGAAAAAGTAAGAAGGTAATCGATCGCTTAGAGAAAAAAATGCGGGTAGCCGCAGCCCAGCTAGCTTTTGAAGAGGCCGCTCTGTATCGGGATCAGATCCAGGGGCTGGGGAAGACCCTGGAGCGCCAGACCGTATTTGCCGAGCATCAGCTTGATCAGGATGTCTTTGGTATTGCCCGGCATAATGCCTCGGTGGGCATTGCCCTGCTCTTTGTTCGGGCCGGTATGGTGAGTGGAGCCCAGACCTTTTTTATCAATGATCCTCTGGGGGAAGATGACCACATCCTGCGCGAAACCATCTTTCAGTATTATTCGGAGCAGCGCCAGCCTCCTCGCGAGCTTCTCCTGCCCCTCAGTCCTGAAGATGAGGATCTGGTATTGGAGCAACTTCGCGATCTACGCCAGGGCGTGGTGGATCTGCGGGTTCCTCAGCGGGGCAAACGCATGCAGCTTATGCAGATGGCCGCAGAAAATGCCCACCAGATTTTTGCCGAGCAAAGTAAAAAAGAGAAATCCTGGGAGACCTTGGCCCGCTCTCTGGAAAAATTCCTCAAGCTCCGGCAGCATCCTGATACCATCGAGTGCCTGGATATATCCAACCTGGCAGGTAAACAGCCTGTGGGCTCTCTGGTCTGTTTCCGGCGTGGCGAAAAGGAAGCGTCGCGTTTTCGCCATTATCGGATCCGCCTGAAAGACGAGCCGGATGACTATGCCATGATGAATGAGGTGCTGGAGCGCCGCATGGAAACTGGGCTGGAGAAGGATAATCTTCCTGATCTGCTCTTGCTGGATGGTGGCAAGGGCCAGCTCAATATCGCGGTCAATGTTCTGGCTCGCTTTGATCTGCTCAATCGGGTTGATCTGGTGTCCATTGCCAAGGAAAAGCAGGAGGAGGGGGAAAAGCTCTTTCGACCGGGGAGGAAGGACCCTATCCTTTTACCGGCTCACTCTCCGGCTTTGCTTTATTTGATGCGGATTCGCGATGAGTCCCATCGTTTTGGAATCACCTTTCACCGGAAGCTGCGCAACAAGGCCACCCTTCATTCACGGCTTGATACCCTGGAGGGAATCGGGGAAAAACGAAAGACCCTCCTCTTGAAAAAGCTGGGCAGCTATAAGCGAATCATGGAAGCGACGGTTGATGAACTGAGTGCGGTGCCGGGGATCGGCAGGAAGACCGCAGAGTCGGTGTATAGGCAGTTGCATGAGGGGGGAGGGCGCAAATAA
- a CDS encoding peptidase U32 family protein has translation MHSTLNKKKNNTMELLAPAGSFPAFEAALEEGADAIYVGAPGFNARALSRDFTFAEIGSMIRQAHRKGVKLYIAMNSLVKEAEIPAALEALSCFESLRPDALIIQDLGLLYLARTWFPNLPLHASTLMSVHNSLAAEELARLGFERVVLARELTINEIAAIHQKTGAELEVFIHGAMCFSYSGLCLFSSMHGGKSSLRGQCVQPCRRHYAWQRPSKQGGRTPQSKKGKRAPKGSSAAGYLFSMNDLCGIDMLPAMRDAGVTCLKIEGRLKSAQYVANTVAAYRMALDSLDKPDAIQDEILQESHRLLDEAMGRKRSSGYLLSEKPAEVITPSQSGNSGRLLGRVKGIQQDRGRDGKNRLTFQILLAAQVNEGDRLRLHDEQSGNRFSFTLRSLQVGGRRQKTARAGQKTQLSFLVERKEQVHPYFQGTLFKVDVSTRISAERSGRKRRKELTGQKVVPDKIKVEDILAQLTWKRGPVHLKLAGKGQGGNKGNSRRPGRKELPWWVAVAKLGDLRQRMPVRPARFLIPFNRENINQLDQLGDKIRKYSSRLLWCLPPVIHEAYLAWVGQEIKKLSEKGYTRFSLGHCSQYGLFLPLIEEQKTYNFELYGNYTLNLLNSPALQATAHLGYQGVLFSLESEGDNLASALHHYARQVDNKNNEGRGLPQKIQVGAYAYGHPPLFTARLDSEHFRYHQSLASPQDEYFILEHQDGLTTARAALPFSLLKQRQNLASMGVDFLLLDLSSGAISRETAALSSLLNQADSGRIGKGKGKQQLAIMQGNFDGVLV, from the coding sequence ATGCACAGTACATTGAATAAGAAAAAAAATAATACTATGGAGCTTCTTGCTCCGGCAGGCAGCTTTCCTGCCTTTGAAGCAGCCCTTGAAGAGGGTGCTGATGCTATATATGTAGGTGCGCCGGGTTTCAATGCCCGCGCCCTGAGTCGAGATTTTACTTTTGCCGAAATTGGCTCTATGATTCGCCAGGCCCATCGGAAGGGAGTCAAGCTCTATATAGCCATGAACAGCCTGGTTAAGGAAGCAGAGATACCTGCGGCTCTGGAGGCCCTTTCCTGCTTTGAATCCCTGCGGCCCGATGCCCTGATCATCCAAGACTTGGGGCTGCTGTATCTGGCCAGAACCTGGTTTCCTAACCTGCCCCTACATGCCTCCACCCTGATGTCGGTTCATAATTCTCTGGCAGCAGAGGAGCTTGCCAGACTGGGATTTGAACGAGTGGTGTTGGCCCGAGAGTTGACCATCAATGAGATTGCAGCAATCCACCAAAAGACCGGCGCAGAACTGGAGGTCTTTATTCACGGTGCCATGTGCTTCAGCTATTCCGGTCTCTGTCTTTTCTCCAGCATGCATGGGGGAAAATCAAGCCTTCGTGGCCAATGCGTTCAACCTTGTCGTCGTCATTATGCCTGGCAGAGACCAAGTAAACAGGGAGGCAGAACTCCGCAATCTAAAAAAGGTAAGAGAGCTCCAAAAGGCAGTTCCGCAGCTGGGTATCTCTTTTCCATGAACGACCTCTGCGGCATTGATATGCTGCCTGCAATGCGTGATGCCGGGGTGACCTGCCTAAAAATAGAAGGGCGCCTGAAGAGTGCCCAATACGTGGCCAACACCGTGGCGGCCTACCGAATGGCTCTTGATTCCCTTGATAAACCGGATGCTATTCAGGATGAAATCTTACAAGAGTCCCACAGGCTCCTTGATGAGGCAATGGGGAGAAAACGATCCAGTGGCTATTTGCTCTCAGAGAAACCCGCTGAAGTTATTACGCCATCCCAGTCTGGCAATAGTGGGAGGCTCCTCGGACGGGTGAAAGGTATCCAGCAGGATCGCGGTCGAGATGGAAAAAACAGGCTAACCTTTCAGATCCTCCTTGCGGCCCAAGTCAACGAGGGAGACCGCCTACGCCTCCATGATGAGCAGAGCGGTAATCGCTTCAGTTTCACCTTACGCTCCCTTCAAGTTGGTGGCAGACGCCAGAAAACAGCCCGGGCTGGCCAAAAAACGCAACTGTCTTTCCTGGTCGAAAGAAAAGAGCAGGTGCATCCATATTTCCAAGGAACCTTATTCAAGGTAGATGTAAGCACCAGGATTAGCGCTGAGCGGAGTGGACGCAAACGAAGAAAAGAACTGACCGGGCAAAAGGTGGTCCCGGATAAAATTAAGGTTGAAGATATCCTTGCCCAATTAACCTGGAAACGTGGTCCTGTTCATCTCAAACTGGCTGGCAAAGGGCAGGGTGGCAACAAGGGCAATAGCCGCCGCCCTGGGAGAAAAGAACTCCCGTGGTGGGTGGCAGTGGCCAAACTCGGTGATCTTCGTCAGCGTATGCCGGTACGCCCAGCCCGCTTTTTGATTCCATTCAATCGGGAGAACATCAACCAATTGGATCAGCTTGGGGATAAAATTCGCAAGTACAGCTCCCGGCTCCTCTGGTGCCTTCCTCCGGTTATCCATGAGGCATATCTGGCCTGGGTTGGACAGGAAATTAAAAAACTCAGCGAAAAGGGTTATACTCGTTTTTCCTTGGGACATTGTTCGCAATACGGTCTCTTCCTTCCTCTTATAGAGGAACAGAAAACATATAATTTCGAGCTCTATGGGAATTACACCCTGAACCTGCTCAATTCCCCAGCCCTTCAGGCAACAGCGCATCTCGGCTATCAGGGAGTACTTTTCTCCTTGGAAAGTGAAGGAGATAACCTTGCCTCCGCCCTCCATCATTATGCACGGCAGGTGGATAATAAAAATAATGAGGGCAGGGGGCTGCCTCAAAAAATACAGGTAGGCGCCTACGCCTATGGGCATCCTCCTCTGTTCACGGCCCGTCTGGACAGCGAGCATTTTCGCTATCATCAATCCCTTGCCAGTCCACAGGATGAATATTTTATTCTGGAGCACCAGGACGGATTGACAACAGCACGGGCAGCCTTGCCCTTTTCCTTACTCAAGCAGCGACAGAATCTAGCAAGTATGGGGGTCGATTTTCTTCTCCTGGATCTCAGCAGTGGAGCAATAAGCAGGGAAACAGCAGCGCTCAGTAGCCTGTTAAATCAAGCAGATTCAGGCAGAATAGGGAAGGGGAAAGGGAAACAACAGCTTGCAATTATGCAGGGTAATTTTGATGGAGTATTAGTATAA
- the nusB gene encoding transcription antitermination factor NusB, with translation MGLRRKSRELALQFFYGHDLQERPSAEPSLQGEVEEFYTCFKSDLKTHPYTEQLINGICAQQEEIDKALSDSSHHWRIERMALVDRNILRIAAYELLYTKDVPTTVAINEALEIAKRYAEPESISFINGILDNLQGKKKG, from the coding sequence ATGGGACTACGAAGAAAATCACGAGAACTGGCCCTGCAATTTTTTTACGGACACGATCTCCAGGAAAGACCCTCGGCCGAGCCGAGCTTACAGGGCGAAGTAGAGGAGTTCTACACCTGTTTTAAAAGCGATCTAAAAACCCATCCCTATACGGAACAGTTGATCAACGGCATCTGCGCCCAACAGGAGGAGATTGATAAGGCCCTTTCAGACAGCTCCCACCATTGGCGGATAGAACGAATGGCCCTGGTTGACCGTAACATCCTTCGCATCGCGGCCTACGAATTGCTGTATACCAAGGATGTCCCCACGACAGTGGCCATCAATGAGGCCCTGGAGATTGCCAAACGCTATGCTGAACCGGAATCAATCAGTTTTATCAACGGGATTCTGGATAATCTTCAAGGAAAAAAGAAGGGCTGA
- a CDS encoding CDP-alcohol phosphatidyltransferase family protein yields MIQFIPNTLSSFRLLLSLLFPLVPESAWIWLIIGGGGSDALDGWIARRWHVQSKTGAILDAVADKIFILSALLTIAAHGKFSLFVIPLLLARDLLVAGTAMYAASIKEWSAFHRMDVRWSGKLATTAQFFLLMTAVLWSDKTHWILWPAILLSVASAADYGWLFILELRQRAQRSSS; encoded by the coding sequence TTGATTCAATTTATACCAAATACCTTATCGAGCTTCCGGTTACTGCTGTCCCTGCTTTTTCCCCTTGTCCCAGAGTCTGCCTGGATATGGCTGATCATCGGGGGAGGCGGCAGTGACGCCCTTGACGGCTGGATAGCCAGGCGCTGGCATGTCCAAAGTAAAACAGGGGCGATACTTGATGCGGTTGCGGATAAAATATTTATTCTCTCGGCCCTACTCACGATTGCTGCCCACGGGAAATTTTCTCTCTTCGTGATTCCTCTTTTGCTGGCCCGCGATCTTTTGGTGGCAGGAACAGCAATGTATGCTGCTTCCATCAAGGAATGGTCAGCCTTTCATCGGATGGATGTCCGTTGGTCCGGCAAACTGGCAACCACAGCACAGTTTTTTCTCCTCATGACTGCTGTGCTGTGGAGTGATAAGACCCACTGGATTCTTTGGCCTGCGATCCTGCTCAGTGTCGCATCTGCTGCCGATTATGGCTGGCTTTTTATTTTGGAGCTACGCCAGCGGGCACAAAGAAGCTCTTCGTAA
- a CDS encoding AAA family ATPase, whose protein sequence is MLTHPQYQVVQQLYESPLSIIYRSIRRQDQRPVILKLLREEYASDLELSRRKQEYEIITGLSHPGVIQAYAIEQYRNTVFIVLEDFGGESLRRIPNKQQVLLQSFFPLALQLADSLAYIHAADIIHKDITPDNIILNQETKRLKITDFGAASRLVYEAPSLHIPERLQGTLAYLSPEQTGRINRKIDYRTDLYSMGIIFYELLSGYLPFQTSDPLELVHAHIAKVPTPLYEMAPHVPRILSDIIMKLLRKNADDRYQSAFGVKADLEKCFHNVKRIQSEPFFSFPLALEDISGRFEIPQKLYGREKELTALLQAFDRVCQGPSELLLVSGYSGVGKTALIQEIHKPVTSQNGYFLVGKFDQFQKNTPYAGIAAAYDTFCHYLLMENEEALAKWRDKLLSALGEHAQLLIEMIPTLELIIGPHPAVPTVEVGEAKNRFVLFFLKFVESLCDKEHPIILFLDDLQWADADSLFLLRKIITEKNIQYLFIIGSYRSNEVHEQHPLKGFLKKLQQHKAIFHTIELHDLQLADIEQLLQESLSCPKEKTISLAQLLYQKTQGNAFFTHQFLHVLREEKLLHFSFEQQQWQWDVQQIAAKNITDNAVELLAEKINSLPHEASSLLQTAACIGNSFDFLPLSTCSNRSSIDALPLLWHAMKEGLIQPLNENYKHIELALHASFKFTHDKIRQAAYELLPANIKKSIHLQLGRLLLKKASSSSRLSEHLFDICWHFNKSIALIHSPEEMLTVVRLNLQASQKAKSSMADQVAIKYLEFAKKCLPSDHWHSEYELSLKIYEEIVETLFLIGQFAEVEKVAEVILQEAVPLLDRIKVFEILIQLYMVKNQIDKALETALEVLEMLGVQLDLTPPENFSIEHIYTLGEITDPQQLAAMRILNFAISPAYTVAPEFYPRIVFTMVRLSITYGNSSLSAFGYTNFASLLCCAFGDIKKGYETGQAGLWVLDEFSSESLRAKVFASYYVTVHHWKRHAQESIQPLIEGCKYGLETGDLEFAGITLMHCSSYLCWLGHPLTIVEEQHKKFSDLMQRFNLEYQIIYLNIWQQMVFNLQGKSSNSFILQGEAFDEKELLPVLIENNYGMAIFAVYLAKILLCSLFKEIDQALDYAVLAEKYEQANTGVLVVPIYQFYFSLALLAVFPNASDEKQAEILQKIETQQKQMKIWASHAPDNFQHRYALVEAEKARVLRKTDAGEWYEQAILLAEKNRYRIEEALAYELAGEYYAERNMRKIARTFLQEAHSAYSKWGATAKVLHLEAQHPEVLDSSRRAPQDINPTMATIIPSSFPSPMQLDLTSVIKASQTLSKEIVLSKLLANMMRIVIENAGAQKGLLLLPKQDTWFIETEGYADKDEIKILHSQPLEDYAQISDTIIHYVARTQENVVLANAAQEGNFRQDSYILSEQCKSILAMPLVNQGELTGIIYLENNLTAGAFDQQRLEVLSLLSSQLAISITNSLLYNQLEIKVAERTRALQQEIAERKRTEEKANSASKAKSDFLSNMSHEFRTPLNVILGFSQILERDQTISKESLEEIATIRRNAQHLLVLINEVLDLAKIEAGQASLDETSFDLENFLASLQETFQQQADTKGLFFHIKKGKKVLRYIKTDEGKLRQIFINLLGNAFKFTKSGGISLRVDTVQEAGGIQSLHCEVEDTGIGIDPEHQKKIFAPFVQSSASVDQSVGTGLGLSITQQFIELMGGEIAVSSTPGKGSTFRFKVIIAKSEHANIRSVTRPEYS, encoded by the coding sequence ATGCTGACGCATCCTCAGTACCAAGTCGTACAACAGCTCTACGAGAGTCCTCTGTCCATTATCTATCGCAGCATCCGAAGGCAGGATCAGCGACCTGTGATCCTCAAACTCCTCCGGGAAGAGTACGCCTCAGATCTGGAACTCTCTCGTCGGAAACAGGAGTATGAAATCATAACAGGCCTGTCCCATCCGGGAGTTATTCAGGCATACGCTATTGAGCAGTATCGCAACACGGTCTTTATCGTGCTGGAGGACTTTGGCGGAGAATCCCTGAGAAGAATTCCGAACAAGCAACAGGTACTCCTCCAGTCTTTTTTCCCTCTCGCCCTGCAACTTGCAGACAGCCTGGCCTATATCCATGCCGCTGACATTATCCATAAGGATATCACACCGGATAATATCATTCTGAATCAGGAAACAAAGCGTCTGAAAATTACTGATTTTGGTGCTGCAAGTCGTCTGGTGTACGAAGCTCCTTCATTACATATCCCTGAACGATTACAGGGGACCCTAGCCTATTTATCTCCAGAACAAACAGGCAGAATCAATCGTAAAATAGATTATCGGACCGATTTATACTCAATGGGGATCATCTTCTATGAACTCCTCAGCGGATACCTGCCTTTTCAGACAAGTGATCCTCTGGAGTTGGTGCATGCCCATATCGCCAAGGTGCCGACACCTCTCTATGAGATGGCTCCCCATGTTCCGAGAATCCTTTCGGACATCATTATGAAGCTTCTCAGAAAAAACGCTGATGACCGATATCAATCAGCTTTCGGCGTCAAGGCGGACCTGGAGAAATGCTTTCATAATGTGAAAAGAATCCAAAGCGAACCCTTTTTCTCCTTCCCCTTAGCTCTGGAGGATATCTCTGGACGCTTTGAAATTCCCCAAAAACTTTATGGACGGGAAAAAGAGCTTACGGCCTTACTCCAGGCCTTTGACCGGGTTTGCCAGGGGCCAAGCGAACTCCTGCTGGTCAGCGGCTATTCCGGGGTCGGCAAGACAGCACTTATTCAGGAGATTCATAAACCAGTGACCTCCCAAAATGGGTATTTTCTTGTCGGAAAATTCGATCAATTCCAAAAAAATACTCCATACGCAGGCATTGCAGCAGCATATGATACATTTTGCCATTATCTCTTAATGGAAAATGAAGAGGCCTTGGCAAAATGGCGGGACAAGCTCCTCTCCGCCTTGGGGGAACATGCTCAGCTCCTGATTGAAATGATACCAACCTTAGAGCTGATTATCGGCCCTCATCCTGCTGTCCCCACGGTAGAGGTTGGAGAGGCAAAAAATCGTTTTGTCCTCTTTTTTCTCAAATTCGTCGAATCGCTCTGCGATAAAGAACACCCCATCATTTTATTTCTTGATGATCTGCAATGGGCTGATGCAGACTCCTTATTTTTATTAAGAAAAATTATTACAGAAAAAAATATTCAGTACCTTTTTATCATAGGATCATATAGAAGTAATGAAGTGCATGAGCAGCACCCTCTGAAGGGCTTCCTGAAAAAATTACAGCAACATAAAGCTATTTTTCACACTATTGAACTTCATGATTTACAATTAGCTGATATTGAGCAACTCTTGCAGGAGAGTCTCTCTTGTCCAAAAGAAAAAACAATCTCCCTGGCACAGTTACTGTATCAAAAAACCCAGGGAAATGCCTTTTTCACCCATCAATTTTTGCACGTCCTCAGAGAAGAAAAACTATTACATTTCAGCTTTGAACAACAGCAATGGCAATGGGATGTTCAGCAGATCGCTGCAAAGAATATCACCGATAATGCTGTCGAGTTACTGGCGGAAAAAATCAACAGTCTCCCCCATGAAGCCAGCTCTCTTTTGCAGACAGCAGCCTGTATCGGCAATAGTTTTGATTTTTTACCCCTTTCTACCTGCTCCAACCGTTCGAGCATTGATGCACTCCCCCTCTTATGGCACGCCATGAAAGAGGGACTCATCCAACCTCTTAATGAAAATTATAAACATATTGAACTGGCACTTCACGCATCATTCAAATTCACCCACGATAAAATCAGACAAGCGGCGTACGAGCTTCTCCCTGCAAATATAAAAAAATCTATTCACTTGCAACTCGGACGTCTTCTTTTAAAAAAGGCCTCCTCTTCTTCCCGACTTTCAGAGCATCTCTTTGATATCTGTTGGCATTTCAATAAAAGTATTGCCCTTATCCACTCTCCTGAAGAAATGCTCACCGTTGTCCGCCTTAATTTGCAGGCAAGTCAGAAGGCAAAGTCATCAATGGCAGATCAGGTTGCGATAAAATATTTAGAATTTGCCAAAAAATGCCTACCAAGTGATCATTGGCACAGTGAGTACGAGCTATCTCTCAAGATCTATGAAGAAATCGTAGAGACCCTGTTTCTGATAGGACAATTTGCAGAAGTTGAGAAGGTAGCTGAGGTTATTTTGCAGGAGGCAGTCCCCTTACTTGACAGGATAAAGGTGTTCGAGATTCTTATCCAGCTGTATATGGTCAAAAATCAGATAGATAAAGCCCTGGAAACGGCATTAGAAGTTCTGGAAATGTTAGGAGTGCAGTTAGATCTGACTCCTCCAGAAAATTTTTCCATTGAACATATCTACACCCTGGGTGAGATAACAGATCCTCAGCAGCTTGCAGCCATGCGCATTCTTAATTTTGCGATTTCTCCAGCCTATACAGTCGCGCCAGAGTTCTATCCCCGTATTGTTTTTACTATGGTCAGGTTATCAATAACCTATGGCAACTCCTCTCTCTCTGCTTTTGGTTACACCAATTTCGCCTCGCTCCTCTGCTGTGCCTTTGGCGATATAAAAAAGGGCTATGAGACAGGCCAGGCAGGACTCTGGGTCCTGGATGAATTCTCCTCAGAGTCATTACGGGCAAAAGTTTTTGCCTCATACTATGTCACCGTGCATCACTGGAAAAGACATGCCCAGGAGAGTATCCAGCCCTTGATTGAAGGATGCAAATACGGCCTGGAGACAGGGGATCTTGAATTTGCAGGCATTACCCTGATGCATTGCTCAAGTTATCTCTGCTGGTTGGGGCATCCCCTGACTATTGTCGAGGAGCAGCATAAGAAATTCAGCGACTTAATGCAGCGTTTTAATCTGGAATACCAGATTATCTATCTCAACATCTGGCAACAGATGGTTTTTAACCTGCAAGGAAAGAGCAGCAACTCCTTCATATTACAGGGGGAAGCCTTTGATGAGAAGGAATTACTTCCGGTGCTCATAGAAAATAATTATGGAATGGCCATCTTTGCTGTGTATCTTGCAAAGATCCTCCTCTGCTCTCTATTTAAGGAAATTGATCAGGCATTGGACTATGCCGTACTGGCTGAAAAATATGAGCAGGCGAACACCGGTGTATTGGTTGTTCCCATCTACCAATTTTATTTTTCCCTGGCCCTGCTTGCAGTCTTCCCGAATGCATCCGATGAAAAACAGGCTGAGATTCTTCAAAAAATAGAAACGCAGCAAAAGCAGATGAAAATCTGGGCCAGCCATGCACCGGATAATTTTCAACATCGTTACGCCTTAGTGGAGGCTGAAAAAGCACGGGTCCTCAGGAAAACAGACGCTGGGGAATGGTATGAACAGGCGATCCTGCTTGCGGAAAAAAATAGATACCGCATAGAAGAAGCCTTAGCCTATGAATTAGCCGGAGAATATTACGCAGAGCGGAATATGCGCAAGATTGCCCGAACCTTTCTTCAGGAGGCACACTCTGCCTATAGCAAATGGGGAGCAACAGCCAAGGTCCTGCATCTTGAAGCACAACATCCTGAGGTCTTAGATTCCTCTCGCAGAGCACCACAGGATATCAATCCGACAATGGCAACCATTATTCCCAGCAGCTTTCCCTCGCCAATGCAGCTGGACCTGACCAGTGTCATCAAGGCCTCTCAGACCTTATCCAAAGAAATTGTGCTCAGTAAATTACTGGCCAATATGATGCGAATCGTTATCGAAAATGCCGGGGCGCAAAAAGGACTGCTCCTCTTGCCCAAGCAGGATACCTGGTTTATTGAAACAGAAGGATATGCAGACAAGGATGAAATAAAAATCCTGCACTCCCAGCCTCTTGAAGATTACGCGCAGATTTCTGATACAATTATTCATTATGTCGCTCGAACCCAGGAAAATGTGGTCCTGGCCAATGCCGCCCAAGAAGGGAATTTCAGGCAGGACAGTTATATCCTCAGCGAGCAGTGTAAGTCCATCCTGGCCATGCCATTGGTTAACCAGGGAGAACTTACTGGTATCATATACCTGGAAAATAATTTAACAGCAGGGGCCTTTGATCAGCAACGACTGGAAGTCCTCTCTCTTCTTTCTTCACAACTTGCTATTTCAATTACGAACTCTCTTTTATACAATCAGTTGGAGATAAAGGTTGCAGAACGAACCCGTGCCTTACAACAGGAGATAGCAGAACGTAAGCGCACTGAAGAAAAGGCAAACTCGGCGAGTAAGGCAAAAAGCGATTTTCTCTCCAATATGAGTCACGAGTTTCGAACACCGCTCAATGTTATCCTTGGTTTTTCCCAGATTCTGGAGCGAGATCAAACCATCAGCAAAGAATCCCTGGAGGAAATTGCCACAATCCGCCGAAATGCCCAGCATCTCCTGGTCCTTATTAACGAGGTGCTGGACCTTGCCAAGATTGAAGCAGGCCAAGCCTCCTTAGATGAAACCAGTTTTGATCTGGAAAATTTTCTTGCTTCTCTGCAAGAGACTTTTCAACAACAGGCAGATACAAAAGGACTTTTTTTCCATATTAAGAAAGGGAAGAAGGTGTTGCGTTACATCAAGACTGATGAGGGAAAGTTACGTCAGATCTTCATTAATCTGCTCGGCAATGCCTTTAAATTTACCAAGAGTGGCGGAATCTCTTTACGTGTAGATACAGTACAAGAGGCTGGAGGTATCCAATCCCTTCACTGCGAGGTTGAAGACACAGGTATAGGTATTGATCCTGAGCACCAAAAAAAAATTTTTGCCCCTTTTGTCCAGTCGTCAGCAAGCGTGGATCAAAGCGTTGGAACGGGATTAGGTCTGTCCATCACGCAACAATTCATCGAATTGATGGGGGGAGAGATTGCGGTCAGCAGTACCCCCGGTAAAGGATCTACTTTTCGTTTCAAGGTGATAATAGCAAAATCAGAACACGCTAATATTAGAAGTGTGACCCGTCCTGAATATAGTTGA